A portion of the Rhinolophus sinicus isolate RSC01 linkage group LG03, ASM3656204v1, whole genome shotgun sequence genome contains these proteins:
- the LOC109458878 gene encoding olfactory receptor 4K1 — MAHTNESVVSEFVLLGLSNSWELQLFFFAIFSIVYMTSVLGNIMIIFIISSDSHLNSPMYFLLSNLSFIDICQSNFATPKMLVDFFVEHKTISFEGCMAQIFLLHSFVGSEMMLLVAMAYDRFIAICKPLHYSTIMNQRLCIIFVFISWAVGILHSVSHLVFTVDLPFCGPNEVDSFFCDLPLVIELACMDTYEMEIMTLTNSGLISLSCFLALIISYTIILITVRRRSSSGSSKALFTLTAHITVVILFFGPCIYFYIWPFSRLPVDKFLSVFYTVCTPLLNPIIYSLRNEDFKSAMQKLRNRHMSSWKN; from the coding sequence ATGGCTCACACAAATGAATCAGTGGTGTCTGAGTTTGTGCTTCTGGGACTTTCTAATTCTTGGGaacttcagcttttctttttcgcCATCTTCTCTATAGTGTACATGACGTCAGTGCTGGGCAACATCatgattattttcatcatttcctcTGACTCCCATTTGAACTCACCTATGTACTTCCTGCTCAGTAACCTTTCTTTCATTGATATCTGCCAATCTAACTTTGCCACACCCAAGATGCTTGTGGACTTCTTTGTTGAGCACAAGACTATCTCCTTTGAGGGTTGCATGGCCCAGATATTCCTTCTTCATAGTTTTGTTGGGAGCGAGATGATGTTGCTTGTAGCTATGGCATATGACAGATTTATAGCCATCTGTAAGCCCCTACACTATAGCACAATTATGAATCAGAGACTATGTATAatctttgtgtttatttcctgGGCTGTCGGTATTCTTCATTCTGTCAGCCACTTAGTTTTTACAGTGGATCTGCCATTCTGTGGCCCCAATGAGGTAGACAGCTTCTTTTGTGACCTTCCCCTGGTGATAGAGTTGGCTTGCATGGATACTTATGAAATGGAAATTATGACACTAACTAACAGTGGCCTGATATCACTGAGCTGTTTTCTGGCTTTAATTATTTCCTACACCATCATTTTGATCACTGTCCGGCGCCGGTCCTCTAGTGGGTCATCCAAAGCGCTTTTCACATTAACTGCCCACATCACAGTGGTAATTCTTTTCTTCGGGCCTTgcatttatttctacatatggCCTTTTAGCAGACTTCCTGTGGATAAGTTCCTTTCTGTGTTCTACACTGTTTGCACACCCCTGTTGAACCCCATCATCTACTCTCTGAGGAATGAAGATTTTAAATCAGCCATGCAAAAGTTGAGGAACCGTCATATGAGCTCCTGGAAAAACTAG
- the LOC109458877 gene encoding olfactory receptor 4N5 translates to MERENNTVVTEFILLGLTQSQDAQLLVFVLVLIFYLIILPGNFLIIVTIKSDPALTAPLYFFLGNLAFLDASYSFIVAPRMLVDFLSEKKVISYRDCITQLFFLHFLGGGEMFLLVVMAFDRYIAICRPLHYSTVMNLRACYALLLAVWLGGFAHSIVQVVLILHLPFCGPNQLDNFFCDVPQVIKLACTDTFVVELLMVSNSGLLTLLCFLGLLASYSVIVCRVCGSSSEGKNKALSTCTTHIIIVFLMFGPAIFIYTRPFRAFPADKVVSLFHTVIFPLMNPVIYTLRNQEVKASMRRLLSRHMVC, encoded by the coding sequence atggagagagaaaacaacacAGTTGTGACAGAATTCATCCTCCTTGGTCTGACCCAGTCTCAAGATGCTCAACTCCTGGTCTTTGTGCTAGTCTTAATTTTCTACCTCATCATCCTCCCTGGAAATTTCCTCATCATTGTCACCATCAAATCAGACCCTGCCCTCACAGCCCCCCTGTACTTCTTTCTGGGCAACCTGGCCTTCCTGGATGCATCCTACTCCTTCATTGTGGCTCCCAGGATGCTGGTGGACTTCCTCTCTGAGAAGAAAGTGATCTCCTATAGAGACTGCATCACTCAGCTCTTTTTCTTGCACTTCCTTGGAGGTGGGGAAATGTTCCTTCTTGTTGTGATGGCCTTTGACCGCTACATCGCCATATGTCGTCCTTTGCACTATTCAACTGTCATGAACCTTAGAGCCTGCTATGCCCTGCTGTTGGCTGTGTGGCTTGGGGGCTTTGCTCATTCCATTGTACAGGTGGTCCTTATTCTCCACTTGCCCTTCTGTGGCCCAAACCAGCTGGATAACTTCTTCTGCGATGTGCCGCAGGTCATCAAGCTGGCCTGCACAGACACCTTTGTGGTGGAGCTTCTGATGGTCTCCAACAGTGGTCTGCTCACCCTCCTGTGCTTCCTGGGGCTTCTAGCCTCCTATTCAGTCATCGTCTGCCGTGTATGTGGGTCCTCCTCTGAGGGGAAGAACAAGGCTCTCTCCACATGCACCACACACATTATCATTGTGTTTCTCATGTTTGGACCTGCCATCTTCATCTACACTCGCCCCTTCAGAGCTTTCCCAGCTGACAAAGTGGTTTCTCTTTTTCACACAGTGATCTTTCCATTGATGAATCCTGTGATTTACACACTTCGCAACCAGGAGGTAAAAGCTTCCATGAGGAGATTATTGAGTCGGCACATGGTTTGCTGA
- the LOC109458876 gene encoding olfactory receptor 4L1 has protein sequence MDLKNGSVVTEFILLGFSGQWKLQIFFFVTFSLVYSATVLGNILILVTVTFSSMLRSPMYFLLGNLSFLDMCLSSVTTPKMITDLLTEHKTISVGGCMAQMFFMHFFGGAEMTLLIAMAFDRYVAICKPLHYRTIMSRRLLNGLVILSWITGVIHTTSQMVLTVDLPFCGPNVIDHIFCDLPLVIKLACIETYTLELFIISDSGLLSLICFILVLVSYTVILVTVRQRSSAGLSKALSTLSAHITVVTLFFAPCIFIYAWPFSSFSGNKIFSVFYAVITPLLNPIIYTLRNQKMQGAMRQLWFVHVASTQNF, from the coding sequence ATGGATCTTAAGAATGGATCTGTAGTGACTGAGTTTATTTTACTAGGATTTTCTGGACAATGGAAACttcagattttcttctttgtgacaTTCTCCTTGGTCTACAGTGCTACTGTGTTGGGAAATATTCTCATTCTGGTCACGGTAACATTTAGCTCCATGCTTCGTTCTCCCATGTACTTCCTCCTTGGAAACCTCTCATTTTTAGACATGTGTCTCTCCAGTGTCACCACACCCAAGATGATCACAGACTTGCTCACTGAACACAAAACCATCTCCGTAGGAGGCTGCATGGCCCAGATGTTCTTTATGCACTTCTTTGGGGGTGCTGAGATGACTCTTTTGATCGCCATGGCCTTTGACAGATATGTAGCCATATGTAAGCCCCTGCACTACAGGACAATCATGAGCCGCAGGTTGCTGAATGGGCTTGTGATACTTTCATGGATAACTGGTGTTATACACACCACAAGCCAAATGGTATTAACAGTGGACTTGCCCTTCTGTGGTCCCAATGTCATAGACCACATATTTTGTGACCTTCCCCTTGTGATTAAGCTTGCTTGTATCGAAACATATACCTTGGAATTATTCATCATTTCTGACAGTGGGCTGCTGTCACTCATCTGTTTCATCCTCGTGCTTGTCTCCTACACGGTCATCCTGGTCACTGTACGGCAAAGATCATCAGCAGGGCTATCCAAGGCTCTGTCCACACTGTCCGCACACATCACTGTGGTCACCCTGTTCTTTGCACCTTGTATCTTTATCTATGCCTGGCCATTCAGTAGTTTTTCAGGCAATaaaatcttttctgtattttatgcTGTGATCACACCCTTACTGAATCCTATTATTTACACACTGAGAAATCAGAAAATGCAAGGGGCCATGAGACAATTATGGTTCGTACATGTTGCCTCCACACAGAACTTTTAG
- the LOC109458875 gene encoding olfactory receptor 4K14 — protein sequence MDLQNYSLVSEFVLHGLCTSRHLQNFFFIFFSGIYVATVLGNVIIVVTVISDPCLHSSPMCFLLGNLSFLDIWLVSFATPKMIRDFLSDRKLISFGGCMAQIFFLHFIGGAEMVLLVSMAYDRYVAICKPLHYMTMMNWQTCIRLVLVSWVIGFVHSISQVAFTVNLPYCGPNEVESFFCDLPLVIKLACMDTYVLGILMISDSGLLSMSCFLLLLVSYTLILITVRQHAAGGVAKALSTCSAHIMVVTLFFGPCIFIYVWPFSRFSIDKILSVFYTIFTPFLNPLIYTLRNKEMKASMKKLWNQRVTFH from the coding sequence ATGGACCTGCAGAATTATTCCTTGGTGTCAGAATTTGTGTTGCATGGACTCTGTACTTCACGGCATCtccaaaattttttctttatattcttttctgggaTCTATGTGGCCACTGTGCTGGGTAATGTCATCATTGTTGTCACTGTAATTTCTGACCCTTGTTTGCACTCTTCCCCCATGTGCTTCCTGCTGGGGAATCTATCTTTCCTGGACATATGGCTGGTCTCATTTGCCACCCCCAAGATGATCAGGGACTTCCTTAGTGATCGAAAGCTCATCTCCTTTGGAGGATGTATGGCTCAAATCTTCTTCTTGCACTTTATTGGTGGGGCTGAGATGGTACTTCTGGTTTCCATGGCTTATGACAGATATGTGGCCATATGCAAACCCTTGCATTATATGACCATGATGAACTGGCAAACTTGCATCAGGCTAGTGTTGGTTTCATGGGTCATTGGCTTTGTACACTCCATCAGTCAAGTAGCCTTTACTGTGAATTTACCTTATTGTGGCCCCAATGAGGTGGAGAGCTTCTTTTGTGACCTTCCTCTCGTGATCAAGCTTGCCTGCATGGATACCTATGTCTTGGGTATACTTATGATCTCAGACAGCGGGTTGCTTTCCATGAGCTGTTTTCTGCTCCTCTTGGTCTCCTACACTCTTATCCTCATCACTGTCCGACAGCATGCTGCTGGTGGGGTAGCCAAAGCACTCTCTACTTGCTCTGCACATATCATGGTTGTCACGCTCTTCTTTGGGCCCTGCATTTTCATCTATGTGTGGCCTTTCAGTCGATTCTCCATAGACAAGATCCTCTCTGTGTTTTACACCATTTTTACTCCATTCTTGAACCCCCTTATCTACACATtgagaaataaagagatgaaagCATCTATGAAGAAACTGTGGAACCAACGTGTGACTTTTCATTGA